One Sphingomicrobium marinum genomic window carries:
- a CDS encoding uroporphyrinogen-III synthase, with protein sequence MRPLVILRPEPGASLSADRAEKMGFETVICASLFKVRPVEWQAPDPDRFDGLLITSANAVRAAGDQLQELRSLPVHTVGEATASAARSAGLMVETVGDDGIDELLGMLPEDLRLLHLGGRHRRTPAEPRQTLVPVTVYSSVAREDPKNFERIASAVACVHSPRAGARLAELADRDGIDRTQIAIAAISQNAADACGDGWECIKISGARDDASLLALALQLCKSSDDA encoded by the coding sequence GTGAGGCCGCTTGTTATCCTCCGGCCCGAACCCGGCGCGTCGCTTAGCGCCGACCGCGCGGAGAAGATGGGCTTCGAAACAGTGATCTGCGCGAGCCTGTTCAAGGTCCGTCCCGTGGAATGGCAAGCCCCCGATCCGGACCGCTTCGATGGCCTGCTGATCACCAGCGCCAATGCCGTTCGCGCCGCTGGCGACCAGCTCCAGGAATTGCGATCGCTGCCGGTCCACACGGTCGGCGAAGCGACCGCATCGGCGGCCCGCAGCGCCGGGCTGATGGTCGAGACGGTGGGCGATGACGGTATCGACGAATTGCTTGGCATGCTGCCCGAGGATCTTCGTTTGCTGCACCTGGGCGGCCGTCACCGCCGGACGCCGGCCGAGCCAAGGCAGACGCTGGTGCCGGTTACCGTGTATTCGAGCGTGGCCCGTGAGGACCCCAAGAATTTTGAGCGGATCGCGAGCGCGGTCGCCTGTGTGCATAGTCCGCGCGCGGGTGCGCGGCTGGCCGAATTGGCGGACCGCGACGGCATAGACCGTACGCAAATTGCCATCGCCGCGATCAGCCAGAATGCCGCCGATGCATGCGGTGATGGCTGGGAATGCATCAAGATTTCGGGCGCGCGCGACGATGCGAGCCTGCTGGCGCTGGCGCTGCAGCTATGCAAGAGCAGTGACGATGCATGA
- the hemC gene encoding hydroxymethylbilane synthase: MVADALHAAHGDIDTDIVTLKTGGDRVTDRPIAEIGGKAVWTKELDRALLAGETDISVHSMKDVESERPDGLRITAMLERADVRDKLVGADTIDALPQGARVGTSSPRRAAQLQSIRPDLVPVSLRGNVATRLAKLEAGEADATLLAAAGLDRLGQSDVGHFIETDVMLPAAAQGAVGIDARSDDAAMQELLAAIDHKDTHDAVLVERAFILGLGGNCHSPVAALAVCDGAAIRMRMALYSEDGSGCLAEAAEFVRGDLDAPLLYATEMLERAPETIRSLFA, encoded by the coding sequence ATGGTGGCGGATGCGCTGCACGCGGCGCACGGCGATATCGATACCGATATCGTCACGCTCAAGACCGGCGGTGACCGCGTGACCGATCGGCCGATCGCCGAAATTGGCGGAAAAGCCGTCTGGACCAAGGAACTCGATCGCGCGCTGCTGGCGGGTGAGACCGATATCAGCGTACATTCGATGAAGGATGTTGAAAGCGAGCGGCCTGACGGCTTGCGCATCACGGCAATGCTCGAGCGTGCCGATGTGCGAGACAAGCTTGTCGGCGCCGACACTATCGACGCACTGCCGCAAGGGGCGCGGGTGGGCACGTCCAGTCCGCGCCGCGCCGCGCAGCTGCAATCCATTCGCCCTGATCTTGTCCCGGTGTCCTTGCGCGGCAACGTCGCCACGCGGCTTGCCAAGCTGGAGGCGGGAGAGGCCGATGCCACACTTCTGGCAGCTGCAGGGCTCGACCGGTTGGGACAAAGCGACGTCGGCCACTTCATCGAAACTGACGTCATGCTGCCAGCAGCCGCACAGGGCGCGGTGGGGATCGATGCGCGCAGCGACGATGCGGCAATGCAGGAATTGCTGGCGGCAATCGATCACAAGGACACCCACGATGCCGTGCTGGTCGAGCGAGCCTTTATCCTCGGCCTTGGCGGCAATTGCCATTCGCCGGTGGCCGCGCTCGCGGTCTGCGATGGCGCCGCGATCCGAATGCGAATGGCGCTTTATAGCGAGGACGGGAGCGGGTGCCTGGCCGAGGCGGCGGAGTTCGTGCGCGGCGATCTGGACGCGCCGTTGCTCTACGCTACCGAAATGCTCGAACGAGCTCCCGAAACGATCAGGTCGCTCTTCGCGTGA
- the tsaD gene encoding tRNA (adenosine(37)-N6)-threonylcarbamoyltransferase complex transferase subunit TsaD, translating into MTLILGLESSCDDSAAALVTSDRQILAQAVVGQADHHRPFGGVVPEIAARAHVEILPRLIRQVLDEADISISEVDAIAATAGPGLVGGVMVGLLAGKGLALSARKPLVAVNHLEGHALSPRLTDALLQFPYLLLLASGGHCQLLEVRGVDDYRRLATTIDDAAGEAFDKSAKLLGLGYPGGPAVERLAKDGDPQAVPLPRPLVGSGEPHFSFAGLKSAVQRAVQNGNHTPEDIAASFQQAVVDCFVDRTRLALEDSDAPALVVAGGVAANQAVRGALQALAEEQSRAFSVPPGWLCTDNAAMIGWAGVERFTAGLVDELDTPARARWPLDDGAEKVRGAGVKA; encoded by the coding sequence ATGACATTGATCCTTGGCCTTGAGTCTTCGTGCGACGATAGCGCGGCCGCGCTGGTGACGTCTGATCGCCAGATCCTGGCGCAGGCCGTGGTCGGGCAGGCCGATCACCACCGTCCCTTCGGCGGGGTGGTGCCCGAAATCGCGGCGCGCGCGCATGTCGAGATCTTGCCGAGGCTGATCCGCCAGGTGCTCGACGAAGCCGACATTTCGATCAGCGAAGTGGATGCGATTGCGGCGACGGCCGGGCCCGGGCTGGTCGGCGGCGTCATGGTCGGGCTTCTCGCTGGCAAAGGGCTCGCATTATCGGCGCGCAAGCCGCTGGTGGCGGTCAACCATCTCGAGGGCCATGCATTGTCGCCCAGGCTCACCGACGCCTTGCTGCAATTTCCCTACCTCCTGCTTCTCGCGAGTGGCGGGCATTGCCAACTGCTCGAAGTGCGCGGGGTCGACGATTATCGGCGCCTCGCCACCACCATCGACGATGCCGCGGGTGAGGCGTTCGACAAGTCGGCCAAATTGCTGGGGCTCGGCTATCCGGGCGGTCCGGCGGTCGAGCGGCTGGCCAAGGATGGCGATCCGCAAGCAGTGCCCTTGCCGCGTCCGCTAGTGGGCTCGGGCGAACCGCATTTCAGTTTCGCTGGCCTCAAGAGCGCAGTGCAGCGTGCGGTACAAAACGGGAACCACACGCCCGAAGACATCGCCGCCAGTTTCCAGCAGGCGGTGGTCGACTGCTTTGTCGATCGCACGCGATTGGCGCTCGAAGACAGCGATGCGCCGGCACTGGTCGTGGCAGGCGGCGTTGCGGCCAATCAGGCCGTACGCGGCGCCTTGCAGGCCCTGGCGGAAGAGCAGAGCCGTGCTTTCTCGGTGCCGCCGGGCTGGCTGTGCACCGACAATGCAGCCATGATCGGTTGGGCAGGCGTGGAACGATTTACCGCAGGGCTCGTCGATGAGCTGGACACGCCGGCGCGGGCGCGCTGGCCGCTCGATGACGGCGCGGAAAAGGTACGGGGGGCAGGCGTAAAGGCATGA
- a CDS encoding NAD(P)H-dependent glycerol-3-phosphate dehydrogenase, whose amino-acid sequence MSIEKLAVIGGGAWGTALAQVAATGGRETLLWAREDDVVEAINKIHENPIYLKGLKLDPAIRATGKFTELTSCDAWLVVTPAQHMRTVLSYCPCPEMPLILCSKGIEGKSGKLLHDVARDVCPTSPIAVLSGPTFAHEVAAGLPTAVTLACEDEALGEQIRDRIALPTFRTYLTDDVAGAEIGGAIKNVLAIGCGIVDGKGLGQNARASLIARGFAEMIRFGEAMGARRDTMAGLSGLGDLVLTCSSTASRNYSLGVAIGEGQAAADLMKDRTTVAEGAHTAPVLKKLADDKDIDMPITQAVAALLAADLTIDEALEQLLSRPPRPEAH is encoded by the coding sequence ATGAGCATCGAGAAACTGGCGGTCATTGGCGGCGGCGCGTGGGGCACCGCATTGGCGCAGGTCGCTGCGACCGGCGGGCGCGAAACGCTTTTGTGGGCGCGCGAGGATGACGTCGTCGAGGCCATCAACAAGATCCATGAAAACCCCATCTACCTCAAGGGACTGAAGCTCGATCCGGCAATCCGCGCCACCGGCAAGTTCACCGAACTGACGTCATGCGATGCCTGGCTCGTCGTGACGCCGGCACAGCACATGCGCACCGTGTTGAGCTATTGCCCCTGTCCCGAGATGCCGCTGATCCTGTGTTCCAAGGGCATCGAAGGCAAATCAGGCAAGCTGCTGCACGACGTCGCCAGAGACGTCTGTCCGACATCGCCCATTGCCGTACTGTCGGGTCCGACATTCGCACACGAAGTGGCCGCTGGGTTGCCGACTGCGGTGACGTTAGCGTGCGAGGACGAGGCGCTGGGTGAACAGATCCGCGATCGCATCGCCCTGCCCACCTTTCGCACCTATTTGACCGACGATGTCGCGGGCGCCGAAATCGGCGGTGCGATAAAGAACGTGCTGGCGATCGGGTGCGGGATCGTCGACGGCAAGGGGCTCGGCCAGAATGCGCGAGCATCGCTTATCGCGCGCGGTTTTGCCGAGATGATCCGCTTTGGCGAGGCGATGGGTGCGCGCCGCGACACCATGGCGGGCCTATCGGGACTGGGCGACCTCGTGCTGACCTGTTCCTCGACCGCCAGCCGCAACTATTCGCTCGGGGTTGCCATCGGCGAAGGCCAGGCTGCGGCCGACCTGATGAAGGACCGCACCACGGTGGCGGAAGGCGCGCATACCGCGCCGGTGCTCAAGAAGCTGGCCGATGACAAGGATATCGACATGCCGATCACCCAAGCGGTGGCGGCGTTGCTGGCTGCGGACCTGACGATCGACGAAGCGCTCGAACAATTGCTCAGCCGCCCGCCGCGTCCCGAAGCTCACTAG
- a CDS encoding DUF1674 domain-containing protein, whose amino-acid sequence MKRPKHLKPPEYLSPSPPVPEPEKVDEADAPYGEKDRPDPTRYGDWERKGIAWDF is encoded by the coding sequence ATGAAACGGCCAAAGCATCTCAAACCGCCCGAATATCTTTCGCCCTCTCCCCCCGTGCCCGAGCCGGAGAAGGTCGACGAGGCGGATGCACCTTATGGCGAGAAAGACCGTCCCGACCCGACGCGCTATGGCGATTGGGAGAGAAAAGGAATTGCCTGGGACTTCTAG
- a CDS encoding RsmB/NOP family class I SAM-dependent RNA methyltransferase produces MPRQDIEGSAARAAALRMLDAVLRRDETLEHAAGFATKGLPPADAALAVAIAGETLRRLPDLDALIDSAMQRPLPEDAKARTVLRLALAQKIGLDTPDHAVVATALPLVDGGPRRLVHGVLSTLLKRDRLLDDEPPRLPDAVARRWFKAWGKDVVMAARRALASRPPLDLSFKAEPVKFDGVKLAPLHRRLTDAGKVTSLPGFAEGEWWVQDLAASLPARCIPDDASRVLDAAAAPGGKAMQLAAAGHQVTALDRSKSRLRRLRENFTRVGIEAEIVEAALEDYAPDAPFDAVLLDAPCSASGTLRRHPEVLYRARPAVIEQMAEVQHRLIDAAAKLVGPGGHLVYATCSLEPEEGEEIVTAFVERNGDFSIDPIALDIDGIAADEAGWLRILPGMLEAQGGLDFFFICRLVRKG; encoded by the coding sequence ATGCCAAGACAGGATATAGAAGGTAGCGCCGCACGCGCCGCTGCACTGCGCATGCTGGATGCGGTGCTGCGACGTGACGAAACGCTCGAGCATGCCGCTGGATTTGCAACCAAGGGGTTGCCGCCAGCCGATGCAGCTTTGGCCGTGGCGATCGCGGGCGAGACACTGCGCCGCCTGCCCGATCTCGACGCGCTGATCGATAGCGCGATGCAGCGCCCGCTGCCCGAGGACGCCAAAGCGCGTACGGTGTTGCGGCTGGCGCTGGCCCAGAAAATCGGTCTCGACACGCCCGATCATGCCGTGGTGGCGACCGCGCTGCCGCTGGTCGATGGCGGCCCGCGCCGCCTTGTCCATGGCGTGCTCTCGACGCTGCTCAAGCGCGATCGCCTGTTGGATGACGAGCCGCCACGCCTGCCGGACGCGGTGGCGCGTCGCTGGTTCAAGGCGTGGGGCAAGGATGTCGTGATGGCAGCGCGGCGTGCGCTGGCATCGCGGCCACCGCTCGATCTCAGCTTCAAGGCCGAACCCGTCAAATTTGACGGTGTGAAACTCGCCCCTCTTCACCGCCGTCTGACCGACGCCGGAAAGGTGACGTCGCTTCCCGGCTTCGCAGAAGGGGAATGGTGGGTGCAGGACTTGGCGGCCTCCTTGCCCGCGCGCTGCATCCCGGACGATGCCAGCCGCGTGCTCGATGCCGCCGCAGCCCCCGGGGGCAAGGCGATGCAGCTGGCTGCTGCCGGGCATCAGGTCACCGCGCTCGACCGTTCTAAAAGTCGTCTCAGGCGACTTAGGGAGAATTTCACGCGCGTCGGTATCGAAGCCGAGATCGTCGAGGCCGCGCTCGAAGACTATGCTCCAGACGCGCCGTTCGATGCCGTCCTTCTCGACGCGCCTTGCAGTGCCAGCGGCACGCTGCGCCGCCATCCCGAAGTCCTCTACCGTGCGCGCCCGGCAGTGATCGAGCAGATGGCGGAGGTGCAGCACCGCCTGATCGACGCTGCTGCCAAGCTGGTCGGCCCGGGCGGTCACCTTGTCTACGCCACCTGTTCGCTCGAGCCCGAAGAGGGCGAAGAAATCGTGACTGCCTTCGTCGAACGAAACGGCGATTTCTCGATCGATCCGATAGCGCTCGATATCGACGGCATCGCGGCTGACGAGGCGGGATGGCTGCGGATCCTGCCCGGGATGCTCGAAGCCCAGGGCGGGCTGGACTTTTTCTTTATCTGCCGCCTTGTCCGAAAGGGCTGA
- the rpe gene encoding ribulose-phosphate 3-epimerase, which translates to MAKPLISPSILSADFAKLGEEVRAIDEAGADWIHVDVMDGHYVPNITIGPAVVKALRPHTDKPFDVHLMISPVDQYLEAFADAGADIITVHPEAGAHTHRTLQAIRALGKKAGVVLNPGTHENELDYLLDLADLVLVMSVNPGFGGQKFIPSQLHKIEMIAEKVSKRGLDVTIEVDGGVDPDTAPRCVDAGASALVAGTAVFRGGPSAYADNIRALKGA; encoded by the coding sequence ATGGCAAAACCCCTCATTTCCCCGTCGATCCTGTCCGCCGATTTCGCCAAGCTGGGCGAGGAAGTCCGTGCCATCGACGAGGCGGGGGCCGACTGGATCCATGTCGACGTGATGGACGGTCATTATGTCCCAAACATCACGATCGGTCCGGCCGTGGTGAAGGCGCTGCGACCGCACACCGACAAGCCGTTCGATGTCCACCTGATGATCAGCCCGGTCGACCAGTATCTCGAAGCCTTCGCCGACGCGGGTGCCGATATCATCACCGTGCATCCCGAAGCAGGCGCGCATACCCATCGCACGCTGCAGGCGATCCGCGCGCTGGGCAAGAAGGCTGGGGTGGTGCTCAATCCGGGCACGCACGAAAACGAGCTCGACTATTTGCTCGACCTGGCGGACCTGGTGCTGGTGATGAGCGTGAATCCCGGTTTCGGCGGGCAGAAATTCATTCCCTCGCAGCTCCACAAGATTGAAATGATTGCCGAAAAGGTTTCCAAGCGAGGCCTTGACGTCACCATCGAAGTCGACGGCGGTGTAGATCCCGACACGGCGCCGCGTTGTGTCGACGCGGGTGCCTCGGCACTGGTCGCGGGCACGGCGGTCTTCCGCGGCGGGCCATCCGCCTATGCCGACAATATCAGGGCGCTGAAGGGGGCCTGA